AGATAATATGTGTTACGAGCGTTATAAAAGACGGTTAAGGCAGTTCCATAGACTTTTTGAAGTCCTTATGGGCAGAAGGTTGCTTTCCATTGTGTCAAGGGCACCGTGTTGAGAAGGTGGAGTCCACCTCTGTCCTTACACCACCTTTAACCTCCCCAACCCACGTCAGGGACTCATTTTGtacacctgggtaaagtgaGTAAAGTTGCTACGGTAAGCTGCATTtctcaaggacacaacgtcAAGACAGGAATGCTAGGAACGAGTGACTGCATTACCTTGTAACTACTAGCCTACTTGTAGCTACTTGGTTCATTGTCACGCAAAAGTTGTTTTAGAGATAAAAGTGTGTCTGAATAACCGTGAACGTGCTAGCAACAACAAGGCCACACAGGACTTGGATATGGACACGCCTACATGTGGCTATCCACGCCGTAAAAGTCAAACACACCTGGGGCCATATACATTTCTTTACACTCAGTCTGTCTCCAATGTGTAAGCTTCACAGGCCTAGTAAGTCACTATGTCTTGTTCCAAACATAGTTCAATCATGTTGAATGTTACGTAGGACGCGGAGACATTAACCGTAGGCTATCGTGCGACTTAATGTTCGTACGATTTTCAACCAGGCTGTGatagaaccaaccaccgacaacgATCTAAGACACCTTTATCGGTAGCAAGACAGCTGTATTTTGTAAGCTACTTACAAGGTTAAAAAATTCGCTTAGCTTGTGATCGCACGTACGACAATCGTACGGCGATCTTACAACAGTCGTACGACGGACGTGTGGCTGCAACACATTTCCTCCTTCAGGGATTTTTCTTGGTAGCGCCACGAATGCTTGTATCCATATTTGTACAACAGTATATGTATGCGGAATGTACGACGATcgtacaacaattgtacgacCGACGCACTCTAGAAAGAGACCACAGGTGTGGCTGCAACACCCTTCCCCCTCAAGGTTTCTCTTGGTAGCGCCACGAACGCTTATGTCCATATTTGTACAACAGTATATGTATGCGGAATGTACGACGATCGTACAACAATCGTACGACCGACGCACTCTAAAAAGAGACCACAGGTGTGGCTGCAACACCCTTCCCCCTCAAAGGTTTCTCTTGGTAGCGCCACGAACGCTTATGTCCATATTTGTGCAACAGTATATGTGTGCTTACATTAGCCTTGTCGGCTTACGTGATTGGTGGGGACACTTGAGATACCGGTTTGACAGGCAGCAAGGTGTTTTTAAAAGTGCAGACTGTCGCGCCAGACACCATTCTCATTCTCACGCCTTGCTTGGAGCCGAACTGAGACAACACCGAACACAAGGTGAGTTTGAACAATCTCAACAATTTTAGACTGAAGCGAGCGTCCTTAATAAAGCAATCCTAAGTCGTGaacaatgttttgcaaatatCATGTATTTCTGCAGCCGTGAAGGTTATTTTTATTGGTGTCAAGTGTGAAAAATTTTAGGTTCTTGGTAAACGTCTTGTTGAAGAAGGGGCGGTATTTGTTTCTTCACACAGCTTGAATGTATGGGTCCATTTTTGCTTCTTGATAGTTTGGCCCCTACCTCTTCCttgtgttttgtatctttttgttACGGACGATTTTGTTGTGTTTGGGGGAAGGGGGTGCAGAATGGTTCTTATGAACAAATTTAGACTGATTTTTTGTGACTGACGATGTTAGGCAAGCAGCCATAAACGCGGACCTCAATGCTTTCACGTTTTAAAGCCCGCTTGCTAGACTAGTTTTCGGCGCCTCGCACTGCATTTCATGCAGTCTAAACCGGCCTAGTTCCGCTCCAATTTGTTTTGTTAAGTAATCGTTAACCGAATCAAATTCTTCCACTTGAATTAGCGAGAACCCCCATTTAACCTTGCCGTAGGGTTTCTACATATACAAAACACAACTCTGCTTGTCGAACAATGTTGTAGACAGTCAGTGGACAGACAATGGCGAAAATCGGTCAGCGAGTTGTCGCCCCTTTAAACCGACCACGCCTACAAAAAGGACAGATCAAAGGTCTGCGTTTATCTAAAGTAATTATTCCCCATGGAGGTACattaattgtattgtaattcCGTCTTGTTTGTctgaaagtgttgtttttttctatagcTTAAAGTAGACTATAATCCTCAAGCATTTGACTGTTTCAAAGTCTGagttaagtactgtaaatgagaTAATgtagcggggatttaatttcgcggcggaaagaaaaaaaataagcatttctcggtagttttttttgtttgcgaTTGAAACAAAAAGTAGCGCATACATTTTCACAGTGATTTTAAATTCGAGGTAAATAATCCACCGCAAGCATACACCACCGTaaacattttcccttttacagTAGAAGATTAAGTTAACACACCTTAAAATGAAGTGACACAGAGCAAACATGCTGGTATTTGTTTACCCTCTTTGCCCCACTCTGTGCTCTGGTCATGCAAAGGGTATACAGTGTATTGACATAGTGTTTACGACAACGTACACTTGTGTAAACAATTCACTAAGTGAAAGATTTGGAGTGCATGGTGGTACCTATACAGGGAGAGATTTATGAAGAGTGCTTTACGAAGCCAAGGCTTAGTGAAGAAAGAATTTGGGAAATGGAGGGAGGGGATTGGTTGACCACAAAAAGGGGCGTGGCCCAAACAGACAGTGTCCAGAAAAAGAGAGTGTCTGTGATGTCGGGCCACCTGtttttgaaagaagaaaattacGGTTGTTTACGTTTGTGAAAGACTGTATGGAAAACTAATTTTTATACTTTCTACATATACAAATTCACAATAGGCAGAAATGTTGTGTTACACAAATTATTGAATGTTTTACAAGGTGCAAAAAAAGTGTCGATTATTTGGGGCCCACCTGTGTTGAGTAGACGAAAGTAACTGTCTTTTAAAAGACAATGGACAAGGCGTTTCAATGATGCTATCTACGAATATGACTAAAAATTCACCATAGGCAGAAGCGTTGTCTTACACAAATTGCTCTTTGTTTTGAAGATTCTAGAAACTACCCCAAAAAAGATGTGTACGATTTTAGGCCACCTGTTTTAATGTCACAAATTAAAAAATAACCACCGTTTACGTTTGTGAAAGACTGTATGGGGAACGCGTGTTGATGCTATATACGACTAAAAATTGGACAGAAACGTTGTCTTGCAAAAGTCACCCCTTATTTCGAAAAGTGAAGAAACGATGTCTACGATTTTGGTCCACCTGTTTTAATAAGAGAAAATTACTCTCGTTTGcgtttgtacaagattaaatggAGAACGCGTTCTGATGCTATCTACTAATACAAATTCACAATAACTACAAGCAATGAAGTTTTATACAAAATATTCAATGCTTTTTGAGCAGATTGTGTTAGCATTCCTTCTTatgcaaaaaaatgtctttGGAAAAACAAGCCGGCCAACTTAACAGGAAATCCCAGGCATAGAGTTAGTGGTTAAAGTATTCAGTCATGCGATTAAACCTCTCAGATATGTATGGGTTTGGAGAGATACAGCTAAAGCCTAAATCTTCTTTGACTTGGTGCCAAAGACTTAAAGAAGACAAGGAGCATCATTGTTAATTGTAAAAATCTTGCTCGAGCCAAGTTTAGTTAAGATAAAAACTTTAATTTGTTCTTTGATTTTCGTCAATGAACAAGCAAAAATTAAGGTACATTCGTGAATAGCAATCTCATAATTGACCaagaataagaaaaaattaAGGGCATCTCAGCAGAAAAGAGAATTTGAAATATGCTACGATATCATGAAAATCTAATAGCATTTGAATGATAAATGGTTGTCACATGCTTTTGGATAATTACCACATGAAACGTCCTAAAGTTTTGTCTCTCAATATTGTCTAATGAGAAATTATAGTCCGCCCAGAAGGAAAAGAGTATCTAAAATATGTAACGATGTCATGAATATCTAATAGTATTTGAATGACGAATGGTAGTCACATGCTTTTGGATAATTATCAAAGCAAACGCCCAAATTTTTTGACAGCTTGTCAGCTCAAATAACAAAGAGCCTCTGGAACATGTAAACGGTATCCTGGGACTTGTCACCACGccctctttctgtctgtcttttgTTTCTACCTCCACGAGTAATGGGTGTATTGTTTTGAATCCGGTTGTTTGTGGTTTTTGTGTGTTTCCGGAGATAGAAGTTGTGAACATCTGGATGTAgtgtaacgtttttttttttgtatttgggTAGTTGTTGGTACCGGAATGGTCGTAGTTGATTTTGGCCTCCTTGTAAGtcaacttggtactgcagtagaactttatgaacagtttttttgtgactatttttttcttctgaacaAGCTGTTGTCATGTTccttgtaccttgtaccttggTCCCTTAACCCAGTATTCCAAGTGTTGTCATGTTCACTTCCACACAAATGAAACTTACCAAACACAGTATACAGCAAAATATAGATGTAAACTTTAAAGGTAGATTATATGCAAAAAGGAATGTGACTTTTCACTACCTACCTTGCTTTTTGGTACCTTTGAATCTCAAATGGTTGCCTGATCTGACAGAAGTGGGGGTCAAACATGAAATGTCTACACCTTGTCTTCGGTGACATGAAACAGGTGCACTGTCGACCCAGTTTTCCAGACTTCATTAGTATGCACCGCACGTACTCAGTCAACTTCTACGTATATTTTGTTTGGAGTTGCTGTCACAGACAACCGTCTGGTATCTAACACTTCACATCCAATCTGAACCCTCGGGAATCTTAAACTTTGAAAGCTAACCTTATAAACGAATCATCTGAAGTACGTATCATACTTGTATTTTCTGGCCAAAATTGAAAAAATGTGACCATCTGGTATTTTAACTCTTTACATCCAATCTGAACCCTTTGGAATTCTAAACTTTGACAGCTTACCTAATAAACGAATCACTTACAATACTTGTATTTTCTCGCCAAAATTGTAAAATGTGACCCTCTCGACCCTTTTACACGAGGAATCCTTGAATACACCTCCAGAAGTTGTTTCAGCACGGCCGAAAGATACGCAAAGATAAGCCAGGAATGTGACACATTTGCTGAGTGTGCTTGTGCAATGTTTACACTACTAACTGCACTTTGTATAAGCCATGGGAAAGCTTCCCCGATGAGTTAGGTTTCCATCAACAAAAGGCACTAAAGGTGTTgtatcactgcacttggggcaccggtgcggcactgcggggttcgttcactgcggcactgttctgttattttcgcagataatttttttataaCGTTAATTTAGATACTGCGTAATACAAAAAAGTATGACTTCGAgcacagcaaaatacacaaaaggtagGACCATTTccagttctttatctctgaaatccgttgagtaatctttcgaaccacccagtgccgcaacggtgccccaagtgcagtgaggtgTCACCTAAAATGTAGTTGAGTCAAGGACTTACAAACAACATTATTCCACATGAATTCAAGAGGATCTCCAAAACGCCATAGATTATGGCTTTGTCTGGCGATCAGAGAAAACCTCTACTTATGTTCTTCAAAAGACACCGAAGACAAAGCTCCGGATGTCAAACCTTATCTCAACCATCATGCATAGTTTAGTGAGCACAAAGAAAGCACTTATGCAAGACGCCTGGTGTCCAATTTAAATgatggtctcagaacacagtttttcgggtatggggatttacatggttaaggaccccaaagtgaggtggttcgacgactcaaaacctatagtaaggtgcagatacaatttacaagaatttagtatgttgaagttgagggtacaacctacaaaatatctgaaaatgagcatagatttgccggctcgtttttctataaaggacactttgatttgacccccagcggaggtcatggaactgcaggagacgaacaggaagtgccggtaacagtatcaaggcgcaaatccacgccggccgaagaagcaacgtaatccaacttatacagtatcaataccgatgtattcctctaccattcaccacagattccacttCGCTGTACACGCAAGAATAACTAcagcctttgcaagtactgcgggGCACTATTTTCAAACgaacgggggtcgcggataaatactgtgttatgagaccttaactcactaaggccacactgtcttaatttcatggatgacatcctctggagacacCAAAGCTAATGCGCGcggaggaaaaagaaaaatccagcgAGAAAAATTaagctaaaccacaggactaaacatccagcccattctttcccaggcttggtttgtgtAACTAAGTGTTTTTGGTGCAATTCTTGTCAAATCACTGtgacgctagtttacctttatccgcagggtaacctatattcgttgtgtttacccacacggtattaagggagatcaagtcgacggacggtggatCAAGTTGTAATGTgttcaaactattgtagtttgaaactgtaGTCCACCGACTGGATAAAAATTGccgtttttttttaagcaacagcggataaaggtgaactagcggataaaggtgaactagcgttacgtgtAAGCAGTGAACGTGGGGATTTTAAAACTTCAACAAGAAGATGTAagagggcccaaactcacaCCAGTTCTTCCTGACATAAAAATCTATCTTCCACGAAAAACAAACTAATGAACAAACAGCCATAGCATGTACAGTTCAATAGATTTAGAACAAacggttctgctgcagtacctaggcCACACAATAAGGGGGCTAAAATCCGACTTTGACCTTCACCTTTACAATGCTTACCCTCATACCAACTATCATAACGATGCATTCGAGATTTTTACGTGCCTAACGTTGACtgaaaatatctggaaacacacacacacacacacacacacacacacacacacacacacacacacacacacacacacacacataacgaaTAATGTTGCAACCATAATCAAGTACAGCTTGCTACTCTGATTCATCTCAATCGTAAACATTCATACCGTATTCTGACCAGCCCTTCCAAcactgtcctgccacttgctacagtTGCTACTtgccacagggtgtctgctacaccCCCAGTAACCATAGTGACAGCCATCTCCTCATAAAATTCACAAAGGCCTACAGATATCTataagttgtttttgttttcctgtCTCTACAGAACCATGTCTGAACAAAAGTACATGATCAAGAACAAGGGCTGTGGCATGGTGCTGGATGTGACCAAGGGCGGTGACGTGGTTGGCTCAGACATCGTGCTGTGGGAGCAACATGGCGCCGACAATCAGGTGAGAACGGAAATGACTTCATCCGTAATTATTCGTGACGTCATCCTGAAAATGCGTCATACGGCATAATTAAGGAATTTAATAATCTAAAacgtaatttaaaaaaaagttctgaAGTTGTTTGACATTTGTATTGGAAGCAATGTTTTGTAGATTCAAAGAAATAGATATTTTCTAAACCGGCGAAAAACcaggacgaggggggatacaaacttagtcaagtttgggattgtgttcttgccccaaaagcgccacctacatcggctacatatagcggcaagatGCAGCACTCTAGCTAAAAGCTCTGAGGTCTGATATATGCATCGAAACGTCACCAGtatgttgttttatttcttttggaCAGTGCTGGACTTACACTCACGACCAGATTTGCACTATGCTGAAGCCTTCAGGAAAGGACATCGCCTTGTGTATCAAGGACCGTGTCAATGGGACTTTGACCATGTCCGAATGCATTCACGTACGTAACACAAAGTTTATTGTCCTTGTGTACTACTCGGGTCATCATTTCAACATGTTTCATCAAGGCAAATGCTACCTAACCCGTGTGGGAATGTAGCCCCGATCGGGCACTGAGGTTACAATTTGTCTCGGTGGACCGCCGTATACCACGGGGGGTACTTATTAGTGTTTTCATGACTAGGTAACGGCGTGTATTCGGCCTAACTTTTTCTGCGAATTAGAATATCCAGGTGCCGGCCTTTCCCTAAAATAGCCCGGTAACGACAGGGCGTCCCTGAGCTACGGGACGAACTCAAAATTCCCGAAAAGCAACCCACAAATTAACATGATGGTAGTGTActtatttagtttttttttttcttcgacGTCGTGACATAAGTTTACTTACTTGTCCCTGCATGTCTGTGAcaagtttcctccactggggtTTGTTCTGTGCTAGAGGGTGAGCAGCATCCCTGGGGATCCCAATGGCCGCTAGGTCTTTAGCCACAGTACGTGCCAAAGTAGCTTTAGGACGTTCCCGTTTCCTTAATTTTCCCCTCAAGGGCACAGTGTACAGCAACTTTGGGGAAACGCTCAACCGACATCCGTAGAACATGGCCCAGCCATTGTAGTCTGTTGACAACTGTCTTgcgtttgtttttttttgtatacagtTCTTCATTACTGATTTTATTCGACCAGTAGACATATATTCAAGATAATTTTAATCTGTTACATCTATCAATTGCCCTTTGTTCCTTTTTGTCCAGGACCCCGCCGATGGCCGTATCAAGGACCAGCAGTGGTCAGTGTTCGGTGCCGACGGTACCATTGCCTGTAAGGACGATACTGATTGGGTTTTGGATTGCGGAGGCCAGCAAAAGGGTAAGTATTATCATATATAAACATTCCAACAAATAGTATTTGGCAATTTCTCTACAGTTTCTGTAAATACGCGTCATAGTGATCAAGAAATGGCAGCCAggtatttctttttaattcttGTAATTGGCCTGAATTGAATAGAAATGATTGATGTGAAACTTTCTGCATTGAAAGcttgactgttttttttcttcttctcgcTGCCTTACAGAGGAGAAGATAACGGTTACACGCCGTGCCAACCCTCCGACTAGCAGCCAGCAGTGGGAGTGGGTGCCCTGCTAGTATGGAACCTGTGACGTCAGCatcaaagatggcggcaagAAAGCATGCAAACGCATTGTAACCGAAGTAGATTTTGTATTAATCTCTTCTGATTTCGGCACAACTTTCTATCTCATTTATAATGTAATATTACGCGATTGTGACATAAAGCTGATTTCTAAAGTTCATGCTAGCTCTGAGATCTTGTCTCGCTTATAACACAATCGACCTGAAACggaagaacaaaagaaaacacattgGAGATGAACGGTAAAATCAAGGAAAATGGATAGACGGTATCACGTGACTTCCGTaacccttgacctccaggtcacgTGACTATGCAGAGCTAGAAAAAGATGGCAGATGGAATATTTTACGAAGCCGCTTTTTTAGTTTAATTCAAAAGATGTTCAATAAACAAGAAGTGTTGTGTAAAACCAGCACTTGACTGACTATGCAGATATTACTTTCAGTTATCGCAAACTCTTGGTCGCTGCCCTCCCCCTTTTTGTGCAGGTGCTTTATGGTCGCTTGGCTTTAGTCAATAAAGATGTAAACCTCACATTCTGTATTGTGATCAGACTGAGTCATTCATGTATTTCTATAACGGTCACTCAAACGATATATATACATTGCagcaagtctacgaaagcttcaccttccgcactggtaTTCCAGTGCTGATTCAATGGTCAAAGCcccctcagcactggttttccagtgctgaagaaagatcagcactggttttccagtgctgaatggctctgttccagtgctgaagctccgtcaggactggaattccagtgctgaagccatcttcagcactggaaccgagtgctgaaaaaggagggtgaagctttcgtagttttgctaCATTGCAGCAAAGCCTATATTACACACACGGATAGACTCTATTTTAAGATTATCACAACATTGAATATCATGAGTATGAAAAATACCatctaaaacaaacagtgacgCCGAGTTGAATGAATATACATCTAAATAACATAATACAATGAACTCACAAGTATCTTCGATACATTTCGGGATTTTGTCAAATCTTTTCGTTTGTGCAATGAaagctaccgtgaaattaaacgTTTAGTGAAGGACTTTTTCGAACCACAAAATGCTAATCTTTTTAATCAAACATTTAGCATAGAACCGGCACCAATGCATCAATGTATACATACTAAAAGCTCGTTAGATGAAACCACGTGATTTCAAGTCGGACAACATTCCAGAGTCCCCTTAATATATGTAGAGCGCCCCCAGTGCTCTCATTCTGGACGACACCTCCTACCCGACGAGACACAGCATTCTAGCTCGAAGGTACGTTTTAAGAATCACGAACAGCATACAAAAAGTACTTCTAAATTCTTCAACCTCAATACTGTAATGGGGAAATATTCGCGGCAGATAAAAGTCCTTGCGGTTGTTTAGGTTCGAAGTTGAAACTATCATGCagggttttactgtaaaagggaGTATTGTACGCGGTGATTTTAAGAGGTCACCGCGAACaagaaaccaccgcgaacatttcgcTTTCTACAGTTTACTCCTGTTAGTTAATGCTAAAGAAGACATATACTATTATGGTATAAGGTAATAAGAAAGTTTAATTTTTTACAATATCTCTCCAGCTATCAGTAGGGATTTTGTCCTAAGAAATGATACAAATTTGGAACGGCGAcaatagaaagaaaaatgagTATCACCATTAATTATTAGGAATAATTCCGAATCCATGTAATAAAAGTTAACAAGTATTATTCTCAAATCAGAGGTTAGACTCAGGATATGTTCTGACATATTTTGAGGCGgggtttttgtgtttttaattTTGCCTGTTTTTTTGTCCGCCAGCCAAAACCCTGCCATTACTTATACCCTGAAGCGTGGCAGACCTATTTGGGgccttttaaaaaaatgtagtagTATGCCTTGCGCTAGAGGTTTTACtagatgacaaaaaaaatcctgcAATGAATAGAAAGTCCATCAAAAACGCTtgaaaagacgaaaaaaaaaacatccatgTCAGTTTCTAGCCACTGCTTTTtttctgctattttttttatattatgcTTATTCCATAACATTATATCCAAAACGTTCTAGATTTTCTTAAATCCCTCTACCATATGTTACAAAACACAAGGTGACAGAAGTTTTTAGACAAAATCTCTTAAATCACATGGGAGACACTCCTTCAAGACAACGCCTCAGAACAAAGCGTCTTGATTATTCCAAGAAAATTCCTTTATTGTTCTCAAGGAAATCCAGGTGTTTCTTAGTAATCCGGATCCCCAACGGTGTTTCTTAATGCGACTGTGTACACAAGGGAGCTAGTATCAACTTATAAATCTCTCACCAGGACATCCATATGGTCTTTATTTTATTCTTTAAACTCACAATACATCATATATATCATtcaaaaatgtaaacaatatgttttttttaagagAATGATATTCCCAGACAGAAATTTAAACTGTAGTGTGATTTTGTTTACCAGCATATAGACTATACTGATCAGACTTGTTGGTAGGCAGTCTGTTAAAgatactgttaatgcagaaatgtttgcggtggttttatgttcgcgcgcggttttcgcgaggcagtcttaccgcgaacttaaaaccactgcgaacatttttccattacagaaTGTGACCACAGTGTATGACactaccgcgaagttaaaatcaccgcgaacaccccactttcccgctaacacgaaattaaatccccgcgaacctAAACGTATTTACAGTAACAAAGATTGATTTGTTTGTAATAGGGAGTAGACGCCCCCTGGTCACAGACTGCTCAAGGCGATCTCTTTGTGTTGAGTCTTTTGCCCGATGACATACAAGTCACAGCTGTCTGGCCTACCTTCGCCaagggtgtgtgtgtgcgtgtgtgtgtgtgtgtttgatagtctgtttgtgtgtctctctctctttgtgtgtctgtctctgtgtctctGGCTCTCTCTgaacgcgcgcgcgcgcgcgtgtgtatgtgtgtgtgtgactgtgtcactgtgtgtttgtgtgtctgcctgtctgtctctgtgtgtgtatgtgtgtgtctctgaGTCtccgtatgtgtgtgtgactgtatgtatgtgtctgtctctctgtgtttgtgtgtgtgcctgtctgttaTTCTGTTAATACAACTCGAGATTGAATAGACGCATTGTCTTGCTTCTTGATATGGGGATAGATCTTGATGAAATAGACCTCAAAATTATTAGATATGGGGCCCCCTAGCTATTGTTACGGTACAACAGCGGAATTTTAGTTTTCCCTACCCGCGTCTGTGTAAGCTATCACGAAACTGCAGCTGGCTTATTCCTGTTTTTATCTGTCCTTTTCGGAGCaaacactgtttgttttttaccATTTAAGGATGACCGGGGCTATCATTAAAGTATTTACCGTCGTTAAGATAATGATGTGCAAACCATAGCAAATACCACACTACACCTCACAACGATTTATTTAACCAGCTGCCATCCTGTGGTTTAAAAGATAGGGTAGCAACAGGTTAACATGGCTCAAAAAGACTGatcctgactgtcaatcacaattaacaGGTCAACAAATAAGAGAATGGCAATTAACGGTTCGACCATTGAAAATAGGACTTGCCTGTCGATCCGTCAAATACgtgcattttcatgtttttgattCTGTA
Above is a genomic segment from Branchiostoma floridae strain S238N-H82 chromosome 16, Bfl_VNyyK, whole genome shotgun sequence containing:
- the LOC118403405 gene encoding uncharacterized protein LOC118403405, producing MSEQKYMIKNKGCGMVLDVTKGGDVVGSDIVLWEQHGADNQCWTYTHDQICTMLKPSGKDIALCIKDRVNGTLTMSECIHDPADGRIKDQQWSVFGADGTIACKDDTDWVLDCGGQQKEEKITVTRRANPPTSSQQWEWVPC